A single window of Balaenoptera acutorostrata chromosome X, mBalAcu1.1, whole genome shotgun sequence DNA harbors:
- the LOC130706292 gene encoding melanoma antigen preferentially expressed in tumors-like, which translates to MELLVDISLNSTVRTEQFLSLLCSKVQQNFGSLHLCCRGLRIHRMSALKSILQFLDLGCIEHLEMDQANLREVVTLLARVIHLNSLTLCNIPFKSYKRRNFRSFLLWLGQLDNLQELSLTFFCLTDQLHTLLRVVPPQLDTLYLPFCSLSNRDVTVLSQSSQATHLRVLSLSNNQIFSEVYEPFQTLLEKVSSTLQHLEINNCMITDSTLSAVLPALSHCTHLRVLSFAFNPITMPVLKSLLQHLTSLMKLKYVIYPVPVHCYEEWNFHESLDRQKLAEVQAQLEAMLHGAQRDDMTWATCSK; encoded by the exons ATGGAATTACTAGTGGATATTTCCCTCAATAGTACCGTGAGAACAGAGCAATTCCTCTCTTTGCTTTGTAGTAAAGTTCAGCAGAACTTTGGGTCCTTGCACCTCTGCTGCAGAGGTTTGCGAATCCATAGAATGTCTGCCCTCAAAAGTATCCTGCAGTTTCTGGATCTGGGGTGCATTGAGCACCTGGAAATGGATCAGGCTAATCTGAGAGAAGTCGTCACCCTTTTGGCTCGGGTGATCCACCTGAACAGCCTGACTCTGTGTAACATCCCCTTTAAATCTTATAAGAGAAGGAACTTCAGATCTTTTCTCCTCTGGCTTGGGCAGCTGGACAATCTCCAGGAGCTCAGCTTGACTTTCTTCTGCCTCACAGATCAACTGCACACACTGctcag agTTGTGCCACCTCAGTTGGATACACTGTATCTACCTTTCTGTAGCCTTTCTAACAGAGATGTCACTGTCCTGTCCCAGAGCTCTCAGGCCACCCACCTAAGGGTATTGAGTCTCAGTAACAACCAGATCTTCTCAGAGGTTTATGAGCCCTTCCAGACTCTGCTGGAGAAGGTCTCAAGCACCCTGCAACATCTGGAGATAAATAATTGTATGATAACTGATTCTACTCTCTCTGCCGTCCTCCCAGCCCTGAGCCACTGTACCCACCTCCGTGTCCTTAGCTTTGCCTTCAATCCCATTACGATGCCTGTGCTCAAGAGCCTTCTGCAGCACTTGACATCCTTGATGAAGCTGAAGTACGTGATTTATCCTGTCCCTGTCCATTGCTACGAGGAATGGAATTTTCATGAGAGTTTGGACCGACAGAAACTTGCTGAAGTCCAGGCTCAGTTGGAGGCGATGCTGCACGGGGCACAGCGGGATGACATGACCTGGGCCACTTGTTCAAAGTGA